From the Halorubellus sp. JP-L1 genome, one window contains:
- a CDS encoding potassium channel family protein, giving the protein MDLILLAIGVLLLASVVIDLLWTTLWVEGGAGPLTSLLMAWIWGTLRRLGGSDSRVLTLSGPVILVGSLATWIGLLWGGWTFVFASGESSIIDTLNRDPVSWSDWVYFAGYTIFTLGNGDFVPQEGFWQIMTTLTTASGMLFVTLSVTYVLNVLSAVTQKRSFASGVSGLGSNGAGILCTSWNGEELEGLALPLNTFTTQLNALTSNHKAYPILHYFHSKQAGQSPTVSVAIFDETLSLLQFGLSERSHPSNTILRNARSSVEGYLNTLQSSFIEPADRSPPPPSLDTLRERELPTVSDEEFITALADMEERRRTLLGLVESDEREWPSPDDE; this is encoded by the coding sequence ATGGACCTAATACTTCTCGCAATCGGCGTCCTCCTCCTCGCCAGTGTCGTCATCGATCTCCTCTGGACGACGCTCTGGGTCGAGGGAGGCGCCGGACCGCTGACCTCGCTGTTGATGGCATGGATCTGGGGTACATTACGACGGTTGGGGGGGAGCGATTCACGAGTCCTTACTCTCTCGGGCCCAGTGATTCTCGTCGGTAGCCTGGCGACGTGGATCGGACTGCTCTGGGGTGGGTGGACGTTCGTTTTCGCCAGCGGAGAGAGTTCGATCATCGATACCCTGAACCGAGATCCCGTCTCCTGGTCTGATTGGGTGTATTTCGCTGGGTACACGATCTTCACGTTAGGGAACGGGGATTTCGTCCCGCAAGAGGGATTCTGGCAGATCATGACGACTCTTACGACGGCGAGCGGGATGCTCTTCGTTACGCTCAGTGTCACCTACGTTCTCAACGTGCTGAGTGCCGTGACGCAGAAACGGTCGTTCGCCAGTGGCGTGAGCGGACTCGGTTCGAACGGGGCGGGGATTCTATGTACGAGCTGGAACGGTGAGGAACTCGAGGGGCTTGCGTTACCCCTGAACACCTTCACTACCCAACTGAACGCGCTGACGTCGAATCACAAGGCCTACCCGATCCTCCATTACTTCCACAGCAAACAAGCTGGGCAATCACCGACGGTGAGCGTCGCCATCTTCGACGAAACATTGTCACTTCTCCAGTTCGGGCTATCCGAACGCTCCCACCCGAGCAACACCATCCTTCGAAACGCCCGTTCGAGCGTCGAGGGCTACCTAAACACGCTCCAGAGTTCGTTCATCGAGCCAGCCGATCGCTCTCCACCGCCACCATCCCTCGATACACTTCGAGAACGGGAACTTCCGACTGTCTCTGATGAGGAGTTTATCACAGCGCTCGCGGACATGGAGGAGCGGCGGCGAACACTACTCGGTCTCGTCGAGTCCGACGAACGAGAATGGCCCTCACCGGACGATGAGTGA